In Passer domesticus isolate bPasDom1 chromosome 7, bPasDom1.hap1, whole genome shotgun sequence, one genomic interval encodes:
- the RADX gene encoding RPA-related protein RADX isoform X1, producing MTAGSRGRPRQRPAPRLSPGRGGQGAVMQDPAPERAEESRAAASAEGGAPLCLQRVFEEVQGSSQLSAAPAEPPAVTVVAVERYLAQAPPAAPRQYWYDVTLADGARWHRCHLAPRLNGLVQRARLRAGTRLRLTRCSFRYDERRLNRGFFCLEGLERAAGAGTATAGTPPDRHRPLQPLRGDNRHYLPLWNNEDPYGDVWVPDRPPVQVDVDVSKLTNLGHLEMTWRSRVHFHPLLVRILHKSRLRYYGKPEKKMDMPYQAYFEVADGSGMMSMVLWNSLCPEWYHSMKVGTVLLLAKYAIKSSYPFKTHPTPGDSQMKRFATIEISLNVRDPPTEISIIPEEMVKPEWGLPEVKYRFITRSELDDLPHNHSCDVIGLVTFVGRAERARKREHSEDFWLYRWAHAIDGTSDQPFILELFATSQPDVFERIHPMTYLVCTQMRVMTENPSRTVYLTTSNESQIFITGWHKGQPYTKDAKVKNFIQWTKSQSEADQMKKTVIGGYYPFPRPPDSFLKYCKNNEVESVLKPISEIGKEIEELHYREHKRIAVQGIISAIRYSSCSNAAEEAPGGELVQKDTSQSLGSSSASKEDSVDKGKNEEVKSFVGPPCTPGEHQRQARPSKGSSVKRKATRRSRRDAEQGGTSVSPVSSYPYFTRTVRRKLGLDEYQHGHSVQDKNEQAVSDSLQYCTDQEIMNNIAETEEPGRTCDSWQSDLWAQVKDKLMNYFHHSKIFPESIPCKFDYVHKDLLMQQYNLHAAVHQPTEARTDKNINEFKSANGLGYYEVTILGINHDVAIDVAFLPLFCPDNPHLFQLEDIENDKLLSCMSCISACQQKATSSGRLHDTFPLSDEIVKAAEELDGKHVICILDMCHLGDDKVEVFLSKIYKTVEPGALCNLTTCPFEMLLSIQFFEKKELRRLARVPKEGKMKMYQPKQSRMLLAVLFVSLCCSWVCEGGRPLLWSECYTALHVPN from the exons ATGACAGCGGGAAGCCGCGGccggccccggcagcgccccGCGCCGCGGCTCTCGCCCGGGAGGGGCGGCCAGGGCGCTGTCATGCAGGACCCTGCCCCGGAACGCGCCGAGGAGAGCCGGGCGGCGGCCTCGGCGGAGGGCGGCGCgcccctctgcctgcagagGGTGTTTGAGGAGGTGCAGGGCTCCTCGCAGCTGAGCGCGGCGCCCGCGGAGCCGCCGGCCGTGACGGTGGTGGCGGTGGAGCGGTACCTGGCGCAggcgccgcccgccgcgccccgccagTACTGGTACGACGTGACGCTGGCGGACGGCGCGCGCTGGCACCGCTGCCACCTCGCGCCGCGCCTCAACGGGCTGGTGCAGCGCGCGCGCCTGCGGGCGGGCACGCGCCTCCGCCTCACGCGCTGCTCGTTCCGCTACGACGAGAGGCGCCTGAACCGCGGCTTCTTctgcctggaggggctggagcgggcGGCGGGCGCCGGCACCGCCACCGCCGGCACCCCGCCCGACCGGCACCgcccgctccagcccctccgCGGGGACAATAGGCACTACCTGCCGCTCTGGAACAACGAGGATCCCTATGGAGACGTGTGGGTACCGGACAGGCCGCCGGTGCAGGTGGATGTGGACG TCTCCAAACTGACTAATCTTGGTCACCTGGAAATGACATGGAGAAGCAGAGTGCATTTCCATCCACTTCTTGTGAGAATCCTGCACAAATCTAGACTAAGGTACTAtggaaaaccagagaaaaaaatggataTGCCTTATCAG gcttACTTTGAAGTTGCTGATGGCTCAGGCATGATGTCGATGGTTTTGTGGAATTCTCTGTGTCCTGAGTGGTATCACAGCATGAAGGTTGGCACAGTGCTCCTCCTTGCCAAGTATGCCATCAAGTCCAGTTACCCGTTCAAAACACACCCCACCCCGGGGGATTCACAGATGAAGAGATTTGCCACAATTG aAATTTCCCTTAATGTTCGAGATCCTCCTACTGAAATAAGTATTATTCCAGAAGAAATGGTTAAGCCAGAATGGGGATTACCTGAAGTTAAATATAGGTTTATCACAAG GTCAGAGCTGGATGACTTACCGCACAATCATTCCTGTGATGTTATTGGTCTTGTGACATTTGTAGGAAGGGCTGAGCGAGCCAGAAAAAGAG AACACAGTGAAGACTTCTGGCTGTATCGTTGGGCACATGCCATTGATGGGACCTCAGACCAACCGTTCATACTGGAATTGTTTGCGACTTCTCAGCCAGATGTGTTTGAGCGTATTCATCCAA tgacATACTTGGTGTGCACACAGATGAGAGTGATGACTGAGAATCCTTCCAGGACAGTTTACCTTACGACTTCAAATGAAAGTCAAATATTCATTACAG GGTGGCACAAGGGCCAGCCATACACCAAGGATGCCAAAGTGAAAAACTTCATTCAGTGGACGAAATCGCAAAGTGAAGCTGATCAAATGAAGAAAACTGTCATTGGTGGCTATTACCCTTTTCCACGACCTCCTGacagctttttgaaatattgtaaaaacaATGAAG TTGAATCAGTTTTGAAACCCATAAGCGAAATAGGGAAGGAGATTGAAGAGCTGCACTACAGAGAACACAAGCGAATTGCTGTTCAGGGAATCATTAGTGCCATAAGGTACAGCAGCTGTAGCAATGCAGCTGAAGAAGCCCCAGGAGGGGAACTGGTCCAG AAAGATACCTCTCAGTCTCTTGGAAGCTCTTCTGCGTCCAAAGAAGACTCTGTTgacaagggaaaaaatgaagaagTTAAATCTTTTGTGGGGCCACCCTGCACTCCTGGGGAACATCAGCGCCAAGCTCGGCCGTCAAAGGGGAGTTCAGTCAAGAGAAAGGCAACACGCAGATCCAGAAGAGATGCAGAACA GGGAGGTACATCTGTTAGTCCTGTGTCATCTTACCCCTATTTTACGCGGACTGTAAGAAGGAAACTTGG ctTAGATGAATATCAGCATGGACATTCTGTGCAAGATAAAAATGAACAGGCTGTGTCAGACAGTTTGCAGTATTGCACAG ATCAAGAAATAATGAATAATATAGCTGAAACTGAAGAGCCTGGAAGAACTTGTGATTCCTGGCAGAGTGACCTGTGGGCACAAGTGAAAGACAAGTTAATGAATTATTTTCATCACAGCAAAATTTTCCCAGAAAGTATCCCATGTAAATTTGATTATGTGCACAAAGACTTACTTATGCAACAGTACAACCTTCATGCAGCAGTGCACCAGCCAACAGAAGCCAGAACAGATAAAAACATCAATGAGTTTAAAAGTGCTAATGGCCTTGGATATTATGAAGTGACAATTCTGG GCATAAACCATGACGTAGCAATAGATGTTGCTTTTCTTCCACTGTTTTGCCCTGACAATCCCCACTTATTTCAACTGGAAGACATTGAGAATGATAAATTATTGTCTTGTATGAGTTGTATCTCTGCATGCCAGCAGAAGGCCACCAGCAGTGGGAGGCTTCATGACACATTTCCTCTTTCAG ATGAAATTGTAAAAGCAGCAGAGGAGCTCGATGGCAAACATGTTATCTGCATCTTGGACATGTGTCACTTGGGTGATGACAAGGTGGAAGTCTTTCTGAGCAAAATCTACAAGACAGTGGAACCAG